The DNA window TCCAAATTTGATGGGAAAAAAAATATCTGGGAATGGTGAGCAGGAAATGTAAAGTATGTTTTGACACGTGCCTTCAGCCTTCTGTCAGTGGGAGTGATTGAGGAACTGATCCTGGGGGCTCGGTGAGATCCTTGTAACTGAACCTGTATTCGAATGACCCTGCAATTTGATACTACCTCTTGAACTACAAAAACGTCTTCCGTTTAAGAACAGAGGGTACATGTGATTGCTACAAGAAGTTAAAAGTGTTGTTTCCCTAGTAGCAGAGTAGTATGGGTCTCTGAAATATCGAGCACGCGGCTGGCTATCGGTTTCTCAAGTGACGAGCCCTCATCACGATGTAGGCCGACATCAACATCCCAGCTACCACACCGTATTTGTCAGCTGAAGGTCGACGCCTGTGTGAACTGAACCGTGTGGACCGAGTGCCCGGCTTGATCTTGCATGCGGTTGTGGGAAACCGATGGCGTTGGAGAACGTACCATAGAAAGAAAATCTTGTGTTGTCTCGTAGTAGTACTGTGTCACCGGCCTTCGTTATGTTTTTCGAGCAATCGAAGTGTGTGCAATCGTGTGAGGCTGGTCATAATGaggagtaacttatactagtaTCATACATTCATACTAATAACATAGAACTGACAAATATGGTGTGGTTACAGCATCGTCggagggcgtgtggaggtgtgactccggcggatttcgcgggattcggTCAGTGGTTGTCTTTGATGGATCTGCCCGCGTTCGCTCTTTGTTCGTCTTTATTCATGTGTCTTCAGGTTGGATTCTTCCGATTTAACCTTCTCTTCTTCGACGGCGGTTGGTGTTCTGGTGCGTTGGTCCTACGGGGCCTTAGCATGACGACTTTTCGACTATCTACTATAATAAGTTGTGTCTGACTCCGACGAGGGAGGGGTGATGGCGATGGCGCGCCTTCGGCTCCCTTCAGTGTTCACTGCACTGACATGATTAAAAACGAATAGATCGAAAGTTTCCCGTCAAAAAGAAGCATCAACTAAAAAAAGGGATTTGAAAAATACCATCAGACAATAACAAAAAAATCCACATGATTTGGTACTTgttttttttttgtgtgtgtgtgatggAGATTTGGTACTTGTAATGTTGCAACTAACCACGTTTAAACATGCTTTGTATCTTCAAAAATATTGATCCTATACTGGTCTCTCCTTTTTTTTCGATAGAGAGAACTAGTTCCTTGGGTCGGCATCAAGACATCAAACAACACTGAACCAGCCCATTTCCTCTCCTCTAAACACATCGTTAATCTCGGAGTAGATACCAAAAGAAAACTGTTCTTTGGTACTCAGTACTGTACTAGTAAGTAAATATGTGGATGTGCATGGAGATCTGTGTGGTGAGACCTCAGGGTCAGGCATCTCGCTGACGAGCAGGACGACAGGGGCACGCATGGGATACCGGAGCAGGACGGCACCGCCTAGTACACACAACCCTGCAAAGCTTTATTGATTTTTAATCAAAATGTTTACGGATGCCCAAGCAGTGTCATAGGGAGAGGTAAACCAAACATGTCGGCATACACTTAACGAAGCATCGTGCTTAGGTTGCGGGTTTCCAAATTTTAACTTCTCAACTCATGGACATAAGCAACAGATCCAAATTGGCGTTCAAACACATGAAGATTGGTGGCATTACCAAATACCAAGCAGGGCTTTTTCTGTACCCTAGCTACCGTGTGCAGCTGTTTATCAAATGCTACGATGATTAAAAACAAATGAAGTCCAAGTATGGATATCCAATACATATATACACGGTCTACTCCACAACGGAAAAAATGGGACTAAAACCAACCAACAATCAAGGCGTAGAAAGAGTGCAAGTCAGGCCgggtgttttttgtttttttgacgGTAAAACACTCTATTCCTTATATAATTGACATGTCGTTTACAAGTTATGAAAGTCGGGCCGGGTGTTCCTTGTTCAGTAAAATCAACTCTAGCCGAGTCGTTATGTTAGCCCGACTGTCAACCGTTTTAATAGAAATGTTGGTCAAATAGATACTCTATCAGAGTCATcatctttctttctttttttgaaTTGGTCATCATCTTGTTAGGATCACCATAATTTATGAAACAACCTTCATATATGGCCTCCCTGACCCTGTCATCATACATGGCGTCTCGAGACTGCCATGTAGAGCTCGTTCCATATGGCAGTTACGCGTATTTACATGTGGTGCGAAGGAAACTTCGGGTGACCCCTACCCTACCTCACGTGGGATGGCTTCGAGGTGGGAAAAAGAAATGTCCCATTgacaagtggatcacatgattaTGGATACATCAAATATAGACTCCAAGTAACAATTAATGGATATTGCAGTTTTGGCAACTCCGCTAGAGTTTCTAAGTACCAACAAACCGAGGAGCCAGCGGTTGGTGATATACTAGAAACCACACAAATAACAATTAACTAAACTAACCGGTTCATTTGGTTAGGTATCAAAGGAAGTCGTTGGATGTGATGCAGATGTATTCGAGCAGTCGATCTCAAGTTTCAGGATGAAAGCCTAGGTTTGAGCCGAGCTGGTTATATCTAACAATGACAATTTTTTTTACGTCGTTAGCTTGTTGAAGGCATTGTTGGGCTTTGTTCGGATTGATTCTTTAGGGTGAAAACTTAGATTCTAGCCTTAATggttgaatctgatgatggtgGCGTTTGAGTGTCGCCCCCTTCCCGAAAGCATTGTTGTTGAAGAATCTCGTCGTCCATGTGATGTCATGAGATGGTTTGTGCAGATATGGTCATTGTGGCAGTGTGCCGATCGCTAATCTGATCGTCTTGGGACTTTTTTTTTCATCGCATATGCATAACTTTGGTCTTTATATGACTTTGTTAGTTGTTAACATGCTTTTTGTATGTGTTAATGTAAGATGTGTGCATCCTATCTATGTAGAGACCAGACGTGTGCTTAATGTGTTATGTATCCTTTTGATGCTTTATTTTAACCCAATAAAATTCACCATCTGTAGAAAAGACGTAGAAATAACAGTAGCTAGTACATGTGTCCGACTCACGAGCCATGACACCCAAACACTTGCATCTGAGCTAAGCCCATGCATGCATCTCTGCAAATACAAAGTTAAACTGCAAATCCAACACTACACGACCGACGACGGTGACCGCCAACACACCACAGATTCACCGGCAACAGCTGCATGCAACACCGACTGACGATCGAGCTAGCTAGCTGCACTGCAACATTATGGGAAACCACTCGGAGGTACGCAGCAGCTAGCAAGGCCATTCGATCGACCTATTGTTTGTAGTAGACGATCTTCATCTCGATGACGCCGTGGCAGTCGCCATCGGGGACGGAGTGCTCGAAGCAGTGGTCGCCGCCCTTGCACCCGGCGGTGGGGCAGTGCCCCCGCAGCGGGCTGCCGTGCGGGGTGACGGAGACGCGGATGGGGCCCGACTGCTGGGTGCTCACCTCGTAGTACGCGCCGCCGTCGTGGCCCAGGTGGACCTTGGCCACGGCAGCGCCGGGCGCAAGCACGCCCCCCGTCCACGCGCACACGTCGAACGACCCGTGCTTCCCGTCTGGGAGCACCCACCCGTCGGGGAAGAGGGCCGCGCTGTGCGCGACTTCCTCGAGGCTCAGCTTCAGGTCCTGGCCGCATAGGTTCTGCACCGTCACCTTGTGGCCGCCGCAGCCTTGGCCGGCGGCGAGCATGGCGGTCGCGGACAGAGCAACGAGCAGCAGGAGAGCGGGGGGCTTGGAGAACGCCATGGCGAGGTAGCTAGCTCTTGGTAGGAAGGACTTGAGTCGGGGAAGTAAAGAGGCTGGCACTGGCTTGAGGTGAGGTTTATGGCTCAGGGTCGTGGGAGTATTTATAGGCAGAGAAGCTTCATTATTTATTAGGGcttaagagcatctccaacaggcgccgCCGATAGCGCCGCGCACAAAAAACACATATACCGCACGCGTATCGCTTGGTTTGGCGTGGCGTGCAGCGCTGGCTCCAGCAGccgcgctaaaatgcagcgcgcgccgctccagcAACGCGCAAAAATACAGCGCGCGCGGCGCGCACAAACAACATATGCATTCAAAAacaaaagcaaaaaaataaaaaacaaacaaaaataaatagTTTAATTTCGTTTATTACAACTCAAACAAACAGTTTATTGTTCAATACAACAAATAGTGCAATTAAACACAACGCGCGcggggggcggcgggggtggaaGGTGCGAGCGAGCGCGCGAGAGTCCAGCGCGCGGGAGCGGGCGCAGCAAATAAGCGGCGCGCGATTGCGTTTCGGCCCGCATACTGGACTACGTATGCCGCGCGCGCGTTTTTCACACGCCCGCTGGAGCAGCTATTCCGATTACGCGCACGCTAAAAGAAAGAATTTTTCGACGTGGCGCTAGTTTAACGCGCCTGTTGAAGATGGTCTAAGGATATTCCGCATTCCAGTACTGGGCTGCTACTCCGCAAGTCCAGTCTCAAGCCGTCCCGTTCAGCGGGCCTTGGTCTGTGCATGCCTTCTTGGGCCCTTTATGGTGATACACCACACACGCATTCTATGCTCCAAAAAGTCGGTTCGTCTCGCATTTTGTTTCTCCGTGAAATGACAACAGTTCCAATCCTAAAAAAAAAAACTAGACAGTTCCACATTTTGGTCTTATACGAATGATAATACATGGAGTATCTCTTTTTGGAGTACCATTTAGTGCAACTTCAACGGGTCGACTCAAACGGACGGTGATTTCGTCCGCTTTTTATCTGTTTGGGTCGGCCGCCCGCCCGGTGTCCGTCCTGTTTTTTATATGGGTCGGCAGCACGCCCAACGTGTCGATCCATATGTGCAGGCGTGGCCGGCTGGCCGTCCAATTTTACATTGATTTGCATTACAACATATTGTGAAACGAAAATTTAACAAACAAAAATAATTTAGCCGCCCAAATAAATAGTATAGTTTTACAGGCCAAATACAAATAAAAATGTTTCACATAGTTTTGCAAACG is part of the Triticum urartu cultivar G1812 unplaced genomic scaffold, Tu2.1 TuUngrouped_contig_4624, whole genome shotgun sequence genome and encodes:
- the LOC125528087 gene encoding uncharacterized protein LOC125528087 encodes the protein MAFSKPPALLLLVALSATAMLAAGQGCGGHKVTVQNLCGQDLKLSLEEVAHSAALFPDGWVLPDGKHGSFDVCAWTGGVLAPGAAVAKVHLGHDGGAYYEVSTQQSGPIRVSVTPHGSPLRGHCPTAGCKGGDHCFEHSVPDGDCHGVIEMKIVYYKQ